One window of Papaver somniferum cultivar HN1 chromosome 9, ASM357369v1, whole genome shotgun sequence genomic DNA carries:
- the LOC113308475 gene encoding uncharacterized protein LOC113308475, translating to MTAQLPCDGDGICMFCKSTPPEVETLECKTCITPWHVNCLSKPPESLSSTLQWDCPDCSNVLIHNPNFSAGASSSSTNSSLNQLVSVICAIESDTTLTDQQKAKKRQELISGIKVSDPCENEDEKNKKKMKKKESDVKDILHDKLMCLICMQLPHKPVTTPCGHNFCLKCFEKWVNQQPRKQNCPECRSKIPDSMVNQPRINAALVTAIRMAKGGENSGSGSHRHLGRIPVEKDPMNQGIVMVGEYGAKSVALSGDYEDNDNHGDWFLYTGSGGRDLDGNNQSYEKSNEALRVSFLRGYPVRVVRSHKEKRSSYAPLNGLRCGVYRIEKCWRKIGIQGHKVCRYLFVRCDNEPAPWSSDGRGDLPRPLPVIKELKRATNITDRKDSPSWDYDEEDCCWKWKKPPPNTAAAASCTTITESERGNNLQTTVEIAVCKVNMSSWDVISIEDYNPDKDFMVLENQDDDNSNKPVQTETFEDLERAQKKAQNKSDRNQLLNALKCQLCREVMNSPLTTPCAHNFCKPCLESVFAGKSSVRKRYFCQGRSLRAQKSIMKCPSCPMDLSEFLQNPQVNRELMAVIEDLQRQAEEENDEDASEETGVFNKPVNMIGVAKDGSDNSDMLDDILEIEGEPKQMNKRLKTKGSVLSANAEKSEFKSNESLEEMKLDVAEDLQFQAGKENDEDPSEEIEGFDKPENMIGVAKDGSDNSDMLDDVLKIEGEFKQMNKHMKTKGSDFSGNAEKSECKSIESVDKMKLDVEEDIQFQAGKENDEDPSEEIEGFDMPKNMIEVAKDGTDNSDMLDDVLEIEGEFKQMNKRLKTKGSDFSGNAEKSECKKIESVDKMKLDVADEGNVVTKDAVKEVVKTSRTFTAKPKPKRGSGGDCLPKPEPSKRGRQKKTKETAVAVVADEVLKMVRRKEMTGGGDNSTTTGTSSNHLAVSRSLVKRSTDVNKMKTLHATPALIVPDSFSTSTTSVTAAAEGVAIEKKSENKCHGVGKEQEATDQHIEERDHYNDEHEPGFIFLCNAKTKPEIFKYSVFGLPLGKIYVVENINPGAMLFLFDVNLKLLYGVYKATSRGERDLEPAAFGGRFPAQVRFNIFRECLPLPESVFKHAIKENYHGGTKFQQKLSNCQAKKLFALFHPIGCPTVSVLGAPPRQSPPIEVYQNRQPSRLPPPNDPYASPAFHRGHGTPPPPMSGYIHSAAQKHWTNPYFGMEGRRTYSRENALIPAHNPYTRHRAAPDVESQGAKVGENEYNPQLLPVERKREQEKQLTQQFGGASYYSTHPSHAAATTYAIEPSHGLPETQNSGSSYIPLQYPPRLVNDASFRALPPPHHTPHSSLYDASVHALPPLHRTPPPLSYDPLCQAYVPATSHSSAYWAAVAREDPNRVYI from the exons atgaCTGCGCAACTCCCATGCGACGGAGATGGAATTTGTATGTTCTGCAAATCAACACCACCAGAAGTAGAAACCCTAGAATGTAAAACTTGTATTACTCCATGGCATGTCAATTGTCTATCAAAACCACCAGAATCATTATCATCAACTCTTCAATGGGATTGCCCTGACTGTTCCAATGTACTCATTCATAATCCCAATTTCAGTGCTggtgcatcatcatcatcaaccaatTCTTCTTTGAATCAACTTGTGAGTGTGATTTGTGCTATTGAGAGTGATACTACACTAACTGATCAGCAAAAAGCAAAGAAACGGCAGGAACTAATTAGTGGGATTAAAGTCTCGGATCcttgtgaaaatgaagatgaaaaaaacaagaagaagatgaagaagaaggagagtgATGTCAAGGATATTTTGCATGATAAGCTTATGTGTCTCATTTGCATGCAATTGCCTCATAAACCTGTTACT ACTCCTTGTGGTCACAATTTCTGTTTAAAATGTTTCGAGAAATGGGTAAACCAGCAACCACGAAAACAAAATTGCCCAGAGTGTCGCAGTAAGATTCCTGACAGTATGGTGAATCAACCAAGGATTAACGCAGCCCTTGTGACTGCAATTCGTATGGCAAAGGGAGGAGAGAATAGTGGTTCAGGTTCTCACCGCCACTTGGGACGAATACCTGTTGAAAAGGATCCTATGAATCAGGGTATTGTAATGGTAGGGGAGTATGGTGCAAAATCTGTGGCTCTATCAGGGGACTATGAAGACAATGACAACCATGGAGACTGGTTCCTTTACACCGGAAG TGGGGGAAGGGATCTCGATGGCAATAACCAGTCGTATGAGAAATCTAATGAAGCTCTGCGTGTCAGTTTCCTGAGAGGATACCCAGTCCGTGTGGTGCG GTCTCACAAGGAGAAGCGCTCGTCATATGCTCCACTAAATGGGCTGAGATGCGGAGTTTACAGAATAGAAAAATGTTGGCGAAAAATTGGGATTCAA GGCCATAAAGTCTGTAGGTATCTCTTTGTTCGGTGTGACAATGAACCTGCTCCTTGGTCAAG TGACGGACGTGGGGACCTTCCTAGACCTCTGCCTGTTATTAAGGAGCttaaaagagcaaccaatattacAGATAGAAAGGACAGTCCATCTTGGGATTATGAT GAGGAAGATTGCTGTTGGAAATGGAAAAAACCTCCACCtaatactgctgctgctgcatcatGTACAACTATAACAGAAAGTGAGCGTGGGAATAATTTACAGACAACAGTGGAAATTGCTGTTTGTAAGGTAAATATGTCATCATGGGATGTCATTTCAATTGAAGATTACAACCCAGATAAAGATTTTATG GTTTTAGAGAATCAAGATGATGATAATAGTAACAAACCTGTGCAGACAGAAACTTTTGAAGATTTAGAGAGAGCACAAAAAAAGGCGCAGAATAAGTCCGACAGGAATCAGCTTCTGAACG CATTGAAATGTCAACTTTGTCGGGAAGTGATGAATAGTCCTCTGACAACTCCATGTGCTCACAACTTTTGCAAGCCTTGTTTAGAGAGTGTTTTTGCTGGTAAAAGTTCTGTCAGAAAGAGGTACTTTTGTCAGGGAAGATCACTTCGAGCACAAAAGTCAATAATGAAGTGCCCATCTTGCCCAATGGACCTATCTGAGTTCCTTCAAAACCCTCAG GTTAACAGAGAGCTGATGGCTGTCATAGAAGATCTCCAACGCCAGGCTGAGGAGGAGAATGATGAGGACGCAAGTGAAGAGACCGGGGTTTTTAATAAGCCCGTAAACATGATTGGAGTCGCTAAAGATGGGAGTGACAATTCTGACATGTTGGATGACATTTTAGAAATCGAGGGGGAGCCTAAGCAGATGAACAAACGCTTGAAGACGAAAGGTTCAGTCTTatcagcaaatgcagaaaaatctgaGTTTAAGAGTAATGAATCTTTGGAGGAGATGAAACTTGATGTTGCAGAAGATCTCCAATTCCAGGCTGGGAAGGAGAATGATGAGGACCCAAGTGAAGAGATTGAGGGTTTTGATAAGCCCGAAAACATGATTGGAGTCGCTAAAGATGGGAGTGACAATTCTGACATGTTGGATGACGTTTTAAAAATTGAGGGGGAGTTTAAGCAGATGAACAAACACATGAAGACGAAAGGTTCAGACTTTTcaggaaatgcagaaaaatctgaGTGTAAGAGTATTGAATCTGTGGATAAAATGAAACTTGATGTTGAAGAAGATATCCAATTCCAGGCTGGGAAGGAGAATGATGAGGACCCAAGTGAAGAGATTGAGGGTTTTGATATGCCCAAAAACATGATTGAAGTCGCTAAAGATGGGACTGACAATTCTGACATGTTGGATGACGTTTTAGAAATTGAGGGGGAGTTTAAGCAGATGAACAAACGCTTGAAGACGAAAGGTTCAGACTTTTcaggaaatgcagaaaaatctgaGTGTAAGAAGATTGAATCTGTGGATAAAATGAAACTTGATGTTGCAGATGAAGGCAATGTTGTGACAAAAGACGCAGTAAAGGAAGTGGTTAAAACTTCAAGAACTTTTACCGCTAAGCCCAAACCTAAACGTGGTAGTGGAGGTGATTGCTTGCCAAAGCCTGAACCAAGCAAAAGAGGTCGGCAGAAGAAAACCAAGGAGACAGCAGTGGCTGTTGTTGCAGATGAAG TTCTGAAGATGGTCCGGAGAAAAGAGATGACTGGTGGGGGTGATAATTCTACAACTACTGGCACATCTAGCAACCACCTGGCTGTGAGCAGAAGTTTAGTAAAAAGATCTACAGATGTGAACAAGATGAAGACTCTTCATGCTACTCCTGCTCTTATTGTTCCAGACTCGTTTTCTACTTCTACCACCAGTGTCACTGCTGCTGCAGAAGGTGTAGCAATTGAAAAGAAGAGTGAAAATAAATGCCATGGAGTAGGAAAAGAACAAGAAGCAACAGACCAGCACATAGAAGAGAGAGATCATTATAATGATGAGCATGAACCGGGTTTCATATTTTTATGCAATGCCAAGACAAAACCGGAAATCTTTAAGTACAGTGTTTTTGGACTCCCTCTTGGGAAAATTTATGTCGTAGAGAACATAAATCCGGGTGCAATGCTTTTCCTCTTTGATGTTAACCTAAAGCTTCTTTATGGTGTATATAAAGCTACATCTAGAGGAGAGCGTGACTTGGAGCCAGCTGCTTTTGGAGGAAGATTTCCGGCACAG GTGAGATTCAACATTTTCAGGGAATGCTTACCTTTGCCTGAGAGTGTTTTCAAACACGCTATCAAAGAAAACTACCATGGTGGTACAAAGTTCCAACAAAAGCTCAGTAACTGTCAG GCAAAGAAACTTTTTGCTCTATTTCATCCCATTGGTTGTCCAACAGTGTCTGTGCTTGGGGCTCCACCTCGACAATCACCGCCAATTGAAGTCTATCAGAATCGACAACCATCAAGGTTGCCACCACCAAATGATCCATATGCTTCACCAGCATTTCACCGAGGTCATGGTACTCCACCACCTCCCATGTCTGGATATATTCATTCAGCTGCTCAAAAACATTGGACTAACCCATATTTTGGCATGGAAGGGCGCCGCACATACTCGCGTGAAAATGCATTGATACCTGCTCATAATCCTTACACCAG GCACAGAGCTGCACCAGATGTGGAAAGTCAGGGAGCAAAAGTTGGCGAAAATGAGTACAATCCTCAATTACTACCAGTGGAGAGGAAAAGAGAGCAGGAAAAACAACTCACTCAACAATTTGGTGGTGCAAGTTATTACTCTACGCATCCATCAcatgcagcagcaacaacatatgCCATTGAGCCATCTCATGGTCTTCCTGAAACACAAAACTCTGGGTCATCATACATACCACTACAATATCCTCCAAGATTAGTCAATGATGCATCATTTCGTGCTCTTCCTCCGCCGCATCATACTCCACACAGTTCACTGTATGATGCATCAGTTCATGCTCTTCCTCCATTACATCGCACTCCTCCCCCATTATCATATGATCCTTTATGTCAAGCTTATGTTCCTGCAACATCGCATAGTTCTGCTTATTGGGCAGCAGTAGCTCGTGAGGACCCAAACCGGGTTTATATATGA